In Dictyoglomus sp., one DNA window encodes the following:
- a CDS encoding fumarate hydratase encodes MRIVKGEEIYKLVKKLIEDANFELPSDVLTALMRAKELEENINARIALDILIENAKIAKEKRIPICQDCGMVVIFIEKGEEVFIDGPIEEFLNKAVSEAYLDNYLRSSVVKDPLLRENTKDNTPPIIHWNCVPGKKIRISVMIKGFGSENASTVKMLNPTLSKDEIISEVVDHVKEYGPNTCPPLIVGLGIGGTMEKAIYLSKKAILRPIYSRNKKSHLRELEEELLYKVNALNIGPGGLGGKTTALDVHIEEYPTHIAGLPLAINLQCYAVRFKEIEI; translated from the coding sequence ATGAGAATTGTTAAAGGAGAGGAGATATACAAATTAGTAAAAAAACTTATAGAAGATGCTAATTTTGAATTACCTTCAGATGTTCTTACTGCTCTAATGAGGGCAAAAGAATTAGAAGAAAATATAAATGCCAGAATAGCTTTAGATATTTTAATAGAAAACGCAAAGATAGCTAAAGAAAAAAGAATTCCTATATGTCAAGATTGTGGAATGGTTGTAATATTCATAGAAAAGGGAGAGGAAGTCTTTATAGATGGCCCTATAGAAGAATTCCTAAATAAAGCGGTGAGTGAAGCTTATTTAGATAACTATCTTAGAAGTTCTGTAGTTAAAGATCCCCTTCTAAGGGAAAATACTAAAGATAATACTCCACCAATTATTCATTGGAACTGTGTTCCTGGAAAAAAAATTAGAATATCAGTTATGATAAAAGGATTTGGAAGCGAAAATGCAAGTACAGTAAAAATGCTAAATCCTACTTTAAGTAAAGATGAGATAATAAGTGAAGTTGTAGATCATGTTAAAGAATATGGACCAAATACTTGTCCTCCATTAATTGTAGGTTTAGGAATTGGTGGGACTATGGAAAAAGCTATTTATCTTTCTAAGAAGGCTATATTAAGACCTATATATAGTAGAAACAAAAAATCTCATCTAAGGGAACTTGAAGAGGAGCTTCTTTATAAAGTTAACGCTTTAAATATTGGACCAGGAGGATTAGGAGGAAAAACTACAGCTCTAGATGTTCATATTGAAGAGTATCCTACTCATATTGCAGGTTTGCCTTTAGCCATTAATCTTCAATGTTATGCTGTAAGATTTAAGGAAATAGAGATATGA
- a CDS encoding DUF1446 domain-containing protein — protein MLKIYSPTAILGYGFPIESYKKALELNPDVIAVDAGSTDPGPYYLGKGISFVEKEATKRDLSLLLEMAKKKDIPLIIGSAGGCGTKTSVEWTLNIVKEICKKEKMHFNIALIFSDVSKERVLQALRKGKIKSLDGSHELKENDVLNSTNIVAQIGVKPFIDALEKNSQIIIAGRSYDPNPFSALPLMKGYDRGLSFHLGKILECGAIACEPGSGRDGLMGVIFEDRFEVFPLDERKKCTVLSVASHTLYEKSDPYHLYGPDGMINLEDTVFLQKDERTVIVKGSKFIPSVKKWIKIEGAEFLGYRGVCIAGIRDPIMISKIDEILKAQYKILEENFPKLLGQYKISFHIYGKNGVMGPWEKEKRTSHELGLVIEVLSKNRKITKTILGFIRSSLLHFGYEGRISTAGNLAFPFSPAESIWGEAYRFSVYHLINEELEFPMEVFKI, from the coding sequence ATGTTAAAGATATATTCTCCCACTGCAATTTTGGGATATGGCTTTCCAATAGAAAGTTATAAAAAAGCTTTAGAGTTAAATCCAGATGTTATTGCAGTGGATGCAGGCTCTACAGATCCAGGTCCATATTATCTTGGAAAGGGAATTTCTTTTGTAGAAAAAGAAGCAACTAAAAGAGATCTTTCTTTATTATTGGAAATGGCAAAAAAGAAAGATATTCCCCTAATTATTGGAAGCGCTGGAGGCTGTGGCACAAAAACTTCAGTAGAATGGACTTTAAATATTGTAAAGGAAATTTGTAAAAAGGAAAAAATGCATTTTAATATAGCTCTTATTTTTTCTGATGTTTCAAAAGAAAGGGTATTGCAAGCATTAAGGAAGGGAAAAATTAAAAGTTTAGACGGTTCTCATGAATTAAAAGAAAATGATGTATTAAATTCAACAAATATCGTTGCTCAAATAGGAGTAAAACCTTTTATCGATGCTTTAGAAAAAAATAGTCAAATAATCATAGCAGGAAGAAGTTATGATCCCAATCCATTCTCAGCTTTGCCTTTAATGAAGGGATATGATAGAGGCCTTTCTTTTCATTTGGGAAAGATTTTAGAATGTGGTGCTATAGCTTGTGAACCTGGAAGTGGAAGGGATGGTTTAATGGGAGTAATCTTTGAAGACCGATTTGAAGTTTTTCCTTTAGATGAAAGAAAAAAATGTACTGTTTTATCTGTTGCATCTCATACTTTGTATGAAAAAAGTGATCCTTATCATTTGTATGGTCCTGATGGGATGATTAATCTAGAAGATACAGTATTTTTACAAAAAGATGAAAGAACAGTAATAGTTAAAGGTTCAAAATTTATTCCATCGGTCAAAAAATGGATAAAGATTGAAGGTGCGGAATTTTTAGGTTATAGGGGGGTTTGCATAGCTGGTATAAGGGATCCTATTATGATTTCTAAAATAGATGAAATATTAAAAGCTCAGTATAAGATTCTGGAAGAGAATTTTCCTAAATTGTTAGGACAATATAAAATAAGTTTTCATATATATGGTAAAAATGGAGTAATGGGACCATGGGAAAAGGAAAAGAGAACTTCCCATGAACTTGGATTGGTAATAGAAGTTTTAAGTAAAAATAGGAAAATAACAAAAACTATATTGGGATTTATAAGATCTTCTCTTCTTCATTTTGGGTATGAAGGAAGAATTTCTACTGCAGGAAATTTAGCCTTTCCCTTCTCTCCAGCAGAAAGTATATGGGGAGAGGCTTATAGATTTAGTGTTTATCATCTAATTAATGAAGAATTAGAATTTCCTATGGAAGTCTTTAAAATATGA
- a CDS encoding FumA C-terminus/TtdB family hydratase beta subunit yields the protein MKKIELPLKEEDILNLKVGEWVELNGPCYSARDSAHRRICEALEKGEKLPIDLKGITIYYMGPSPAPPGRIIGSCGPTTSKRMDPFTPKLLSLGVKGFIGKGKRNIEVRDAIKNFKGIYFVTIGGAGAYLSEKIKKIELVAYEDLGPEAIYYLELFHFPVMVAIDSYGRDFFDK from the coding sequence ATGAAAAAAATAGAATTACCTTTAAAAGAAGAGGATATTTTAAATTTAAAAGTAGGAGAATGGGTCGAATTAAATGGTCCTTGCTATTCTGCAAGAGATTCTGCTCATAGAAGAATTTGTGAAGCATTAGAAAAGGGGGAGAAGCTTCCTATAGATTTAAAAGGAATCACTATTTACTATATGGGACCTTCACCTGCACCTCCTGGAAGAATTATTGGTTCTTGTGGGCCTACAACGAGCAAAAGGATGGATCCTTTTACTCCGAAGCTTCTCTCCCTTGGAGTTAAAGGATTTATAGGAAAAGGGAAAAGAAATATAGAAGTAAGAGATGCTATTAAAAATTTTAAAGGTATTTATTTTGTAACTATAGGTGGAGCAGGTGCGTATCTTTCAGAAAAAATTAAAAAAATAGAGTTAGTAGCTTACGAGGATTTAGGACCTGAAGCAATATATTATCTTGAGCTTTTTCATTTTCCTGTGATGGTAGCAATAGATTCTTATGGGAGAGATTTCTTTGACAAATGA
- the rdgB gene encoding RdgB/HAM1 family non-canonical purine NTP pyrophosphatase, whose amino-acid sequence MKKIILATLNENKIKEIKEILPDLKDFFVSPQEFSIFSFPEETGKDYKENAYIKALFVCEKTNLPSIGEDSGLEIDFLGGAPGIYSARFGGNISFSEKMKIILEKMKNVPWEERTAEFVCTLAIVLPEKKKEPIFIEGRVKGYIYWEPKGDNGFGYDPIFYYPEYKCTFGELTLQEKNKISHRAKAFLKAGDILKKIVKGEI is encoded by the coding sequence ATGAAAAAGATTATTTTAGCTACATTAAATGAAAATAAAATAAAGGAGATAAAAGAAATTTTACCTGATTTAAAGGATTTTTTTGTTTCTCCACAAGAATTTTCTATATTTTCTTTTCCAGAAGAAACAGGAAAAGATTATAAAGAAAATGCCTATATAAAAGCCTTATTTGTTTGTGAAAAAACAAATCTTCCTTCTATAGGAGAAGATTCAGGACTTGAAATTGATTTTCTGGGAGGAGCCCCAGGTATATATTCTGCAAGATTTGGTGGAAACATTTCTTTTTCAGAGAAAATGAAAATTATCTTAGAAAAAATGAAAAATGTCCCTTGGGAGGAAAGAACTGCTGAATTTGTTTGTACTCTAGCTATTGTTCTTCCAGAAAAGAAAAAAGAACCAATCTTTATAGAAGGTAGAGTAAAGGGATATATATATTGGGAACCAAAAGGAGATAATGGATTTGGATATGATCCCATATTTTATTATCCAGAATATAAATGTACCTTTGGAGAATTAACATTACAAGAAAAGAACAAAATTAGTCATAGAGCAAAGGCCTTTCTGAAAGCAGGAGATATTTTAAAAAAAATTGTAAAGGGGGAAATTTAA
- a CDS encoding rhomboid family intramembrane serine protease yields MIPLRDNIPPKRYPLVNKTLIIINFIIFFWELGLPGNYREYIFWKFGFIPQRFLELNFLPSNLFTLISSLFLHGGWAHILGNMLFLWIFGDNVEGSMGHFRYLLFYLSAGIVANIIQGFFSFNKLIPTIGASGAIAGVLGAYLVYFPGAKILTLVFLGFFIEFIYIPASFFLVLWFLVQFFSGMASLALYEITGGIAWWAHIGGFLFGIIIAPFLRKYRRYYFYYF; encoded by the coding sequence ATGATTCCTTTAAGGGATAATATTCCTCCAAAAAGATATCCATTAGTAAATAAAACTTTAATTATTATTAACTTTATTATATTCTTTTGGGAGTTAGGATTACCAGGAAATTATCGAGAGTATATATTTTGGAAATTTGGATTTATTCCTCAAAGATTCTTAGAATTAAATTTTCTTCCTTCAAATCTTTTTACTTTGATTTCTTCGTTATTTCTTCATGGTGGTTGGGCACATATTTTAGGAAATATGCTTTTTTTATGGATTTTTGGAGATAATGTGGAAGGGAGTATGGGGCATTTCAGATACTTATTATTTTATCTAAGTGCAGGTATAGTTGCTAATATTATTCAAGGATTTTTTAGTTTCAATAAACTTATTCCTACAATTGGGGCCAGTGGGGCAATAGCAGGGGTTTTGGGAGCATACTTAGTTTACTTTCCAGGAGCTAAAATTCTTACTTTAGTTTTTTTAGGGTTTTTTATTGAATTCATCTATATTCCAGCAAGTTTTTTTCTAGTTCTTTGGTTCTTAGTACAATTTTTCTCAGGAATGGCTTCTTTGGCTCTTTATGAAATAACTGGTGGTATAGCTTGGTGGGCTCATATTGGTGGTTTTCTTTTTGGAATAATTATTGCTCCCTTTTTAAGAAAATATAGAAGGTATTACTTTTACTATTTTTAA
- the glmL gene encoding methylaspartate mutase accessory protein GlmL: protein MLGLFLDLGSTFTKAIAFDLEKEEIIGKAKVPSTVNIDVTIGVKYVLDEIYRQTGKKLEGFEIKRACSSAKGGLKIVAVGLVPDLTAEAAKRAALGAGGKVIKTYSFELTDNDLKEIEDLKPDLIILAGGTDGGNRYYPLINARKLSEIPINIPIIYAGNRTISDEIEKIFEKSGKEIWITENVMPEFGKLNISPVQNLIREIFISRLIHAKGLEKVKNFLEGVIMPTPLAVLKACESFSKIWGETILVDIGGATTDVCSIAHGRPTGIGVIWKGLPEPYVKRTVEGDLGVRVSALSLWEIVEEEKWKEFLGELNSYKEKVKFLSENTDFLPEKEEDFFLDYVLSYHAIRIAVERHCGYLEPLYTPMGVTYLQYGKDLTGVENLIGTGGPLVYNPYNVSALKSALFDEKNPFVLKPRNPKIYLDKEYIFFAIGLLSEIFPEKAINILKKYVIKIDQY from the coding sequence ATGTTAGGATTGTTTTTGGATTTAGGAAGTACCTTTACCAAAGCTATTGCTTTTGATTTAGAAAAAGAGGAGATTATAGGTAAAGCAAAAGTACCATCTACTGTAAATATTGATGTAACGATTGGTGTAAAATATGTCTTAGATGAAATATATAGACAAACGGGAAAGAAATTAGAAGGATTCGAAATTAAGAGAGCATGTAGTAGTGCCAAGGGTGGACTAAAAATAGTGGCAGTTGGTCTTGTTCCCGATTTAACTGCAGAAGCTGCAAAAAGAGCTGCTTTGGGGGCTGGAGGAAAAGTAATCAAAACTTATAGTTTCGAATTAACTGATAATGATCTAAAAGAAATAGAAGATTTAAAGCCTGATTTGATAATTTTAGCGGGTGGCACTGATGGTGGAAATAGATATTATCCTTTAATTAATGCACGAAAGCTTTCAGAAATTCCTATAAATATTCCTATAATTTATGCTGGAAATAGAACAATATCAGACGAAATAGAGAAAATATTTGAAAAATCAGGAAAAGAAATATGGATCACTGAAAATGTTATGCCAGAATTTGGAAAGCTAAACATTAGTCCTGTACAAAATTTGATTAGGGAAATTTTTATCTCCCGTTTAATACATGCGAAGGGTTTAGAAAAAGTTAAAAATTTTTTAGAAGGCGTTATAATGCCAACTCCCCTCGCAGTTTTAAAGGCCTGTGAAAGTTTCTCGAAGATTTGGGGAGAAACAATCTTGGTAGATATAGGTGGAGCAACTACTGATGTTTGCTCTATAGCTCATGGAAGACCAACTGGAATTGGAGTAATATGGAAGGGATTACCTGAGCCTTATGTTAAAAGAACTGTAGAAGGAGATTTAGGTGTAAGGGTAAGTGCTTTGTCTTTATGGGAAATAGTAGAAGAAGAAAAATGGAAAGAATTTTTAGGAGAATTAAATTCATATAAAGAAAAAGTAAAATTTTTAAGTGAGAATACAGACTTTTTACCGGAAAAAGAAGAGGATTTCTTTTTAGATTATGTACTATCTTATCATGCTATAAGAATTGCAGTAGAAAGACATTGTGGATACTTAGAACCGCTTTATACTCCCATGGGTGTAACATATCTTCAGTATGGAAAGGATTTGACAGGAGTAGAAAATTTAATAGGAACAGGAGGTCCGTTGGTTTATAATCCTTATAATGTCTCTGCATTAAAATCAGCATTATTTGATGAAAAAAACCCATTTGTATTGAAACCTAGGAATCCAAAGATTTATCTAGATAAAGAATACATCTTTTTTGCTATAGGACTTCTCTCAGAAATCTTTCCTGAAAAAGCTATAAATATATTAAAAAAATATGTGATAAAAATAGATCAATACTAA
- the rph gene encoding ribonuclease PH gives MIRADKRTNEDLRPIKIIRNYLKYPLGSVLIEMGETKVICSVSLEDKVPPFLKGTNQGWLTAEYGMLPGSTPERKVRDITKGVLNGRSQEIQRLIGRALRAVVDLTKIGERTLWIDADVIQADGGTRTAAISGAFVALVDALSKLKKDGIIKEIPIKEFLAAVSVGIVNGEILLDLVAQEDMRAEVDFNVVMTESFKIVEIQGTAEKVPFTMEQLQKMLKLAQKGISQIIEIQKKALGIQ, from the coding sequence ATGATAAGGGCAGATAAGAGAACAAATGAAGATTTAAGACCTATTAAAATTATAAGAAATTATCTTAAATATCCCTTAGGGTCTGTTTTAATAGAAATGGGAGAAACAAAAGTTATATGTTCTGTGTCTTTAGAAGATAAAGTTCCACCATTTTTAAAAGGAACAAATCAAGGATGGCTTACAGCAGAGTATGGAATGCTTCCTGGGTCAACACCTGAAAGAAAGGTTAGAGATATAACAAAGGGTGTTCTTAATGGAAGATCTCAAGAAATTCAGAGACTTATTGGTAGAGCCTTAAGAGCTGTTGTAGATTTAACAAAAATTGGTGAAAGAACCCTTTGGATTGATGCAGATGTAATTCAAGCAGATGGAGGAACAAGAACTGCTGCAATTTCAGGAGCTTTTGTGGCTTTGGTTGATGCCTTAAGTAAATTAAAGAAAGATGGCATTATTAAAGAAATTCCCATAAAAGAGTTCTTGGCTGCTGTTTCTGTGGGAATTGTTAATGGGGAGATACTTTTAGATCTTGTTGCTCAGGAAGATATGAGAGCAGAAGTTGATTTTAATGTTGTTATGACTGAAAGTTTTAAAATTGTGGAAATTCAGGGTACGGCAGAAAAAGTTCCTTTTACTATGGAACAATTACAAAAAATGTTAAAATTAGCACAAAAAGGAATATCTCAAATTATTGAGATACAAAAGAAGGCTTTAGGCATACAATGA
- a CDS encoding methylaspartate ammonia-lyase, giving the protein MRINSALYSIGLSGFYFDDQRAIKAGAREDGFAYRGTPLTPGYESVRQKGESLSIIFILENGCIAYGDCSAIQYSGAGGREPLFRAKDFFEILDKKIFPFLLGKEWNSFKELSEIIENWEENGKKLHSALRYGITQAILDAFAKSTKKTMTEIIAEEYNLPIIVKSIPIFCQSGDDRYINADKMIIKRVDVLPHALINNVETKLGWRGEKLIEYLGWLKERIKILAGEDYKPIFHIDVYGTIGLAFQYNLDEIVEYLYKLEKIVYPNKLRIEGPVDLESKEKQIEYLTKLRKKLKEKGINVDIVADEWCNSLEDIEEFVNAEAVDMIQIKTPVLGSVHKSIEAVLFCKNNNVGAYVGGTCNETDRSAQISVHIALATQADQILAKPGMGVDEGLMIVYNEMQRTLSILKAKGY; this is encoded by the coding sequence ATGAGAATAAATTCTGCATTATATTCTATAGGATTATCAGGATTTTATTTTGATGATCAAAGAGCTATAAAAGCAGGTGCTCGAGAAGATGGCTTTGCATACAGGGGTACTCCATTAACTCCTGGTTATGAATCAGTAAGACAAAAAGGAGAAAGTTTATCCATAATTTTCATACTAGAAAATGGATGTATAGCTTATGGAGATTGTTCTGCCATTCAATATTCTGGTGCAGGAGGAAGAGAACCATTATTTAGAGCAAAAGATTTCTTCGAGATTTTAGACAAAAAAATCTTTCCTTTTCTTTTGGGAAAAGAGTGGAATAGCTTCAAAGAGTTATCAGAAATTATTGAAAATTGGGAAGAAAATGGTAAAAAATTGCATTCCGCGTTAAGATATGGAATAACGCAAGCTATTCTTGATGCTTTTGCAAAATCTACAAAAAAAACTATGACAGAAATTATTGCTGAAGAATATAATCTTCCTATTATTGTAAAGTCTATTCCTATATTTTGCCAATCAGGAGATGATAGGTATATCAATGCAGATAAAATGATTATAAAAAGGGTTGATGTTTTACCTCATGCATTAATAAATAATGTGGAAACTAAATTAGGTTGGAGAGGAGAAAAATTAATAGAATACTTAGGTTGGTTAAAAGAAAGAATAAAAATTTTAGCAGGGGAAGATTATAAACCCATATTTCATATTGATGTTTATGGGACTATAGGTTTAGCTTTTCAGTATAATCTAGATGAAATAGTAGAATATTTGTATAAATTAGAAAAAATAGTTTATCCCAATAAGTTAAGAATTGAGGGACCTGTAGATTTGGAGAGTAAAGAAAAACAAATTGAATATCTAACAAAATTAAGGAAAAAGTTGAAAGAAAAAGGTATAAATGTAGACATAGTTGCAGATGAATGGTGCAATAGTTTAGAAGATATAGAAGAATTTGTTAATGCAGAAGCTGTAGATATGATTCAAATAAAAACTCCTGTTTTAGGAAGTGTACATAAGTCTATAGAAGCAGTTTTGTTTTGTAAGAATAATAATGTAGGAGCTTATGTGGGAGGAACATGTAACGAAACTGATAGGTCAGCACAAATTTCAGTTCATATTGCTCTAGCAACTCAAGCAGACCAAATTTTAGCAAAACCTGGCATGGGAGTAGATGAAGGATTAATGATTGTCTATAATGAAATGCAGAGGACTTTAAGTATTCTTAAAGCAAAAGGATATTAA
- a CDS encoding RidA family protein, producing MTKEVLITNKAPKAIGPYSQAVKVGNFIFISGQIPIDPDTGEVIDGDIKEQTKRVLENIKGILESVSCSLNNVVKTTVFLKNLDDFSAMNEIYATYFPENPPARSTIEVSKLPKGVSIEIEAIAII from the coding sequence ATGACAAAAGAAGTTCTTATTACTAATAAAGCTCCAAAAGCTATTGGTCCTTACTCTCAAGCTGTCAAAGTGGGAAATTTTATCTTTATATCAGGACAGATTCCTATAGATCCAGATACTGGAGAGGTTATAGATGGGGATATAAAAGAACAAACAAAAAGAGTGTTAGAAAATATAAAAGGAATATTAGAAAGTGTTTCCTGTTCTTTAAATAATGTGGTTAAAACCACAGTTTTTCTTAAAAATCTTGATGATTTCTCTGCTATGAACGAAATATATGCAACTTATTTTCCTGAAAATCCACCTGCAAGATCAACTATTGAGGTATCAAAACTTCCAAAAGGAGTAAGCATAGAAATTGAAGCTATTGCTATAATCTAG
- a CDS encoding alanine-tRNA synthetase second additional domain-containing protein translates to MKLEKVLLNKAIYYAPRGEVRLILLGNVISHNFLSPFDKLIGIVGDSGSGKSLLIKGIFPGLNLTNDDEGIYRRPLPLLEDFERNNFYEYIYHVDIRFEMAFTPIYLLGEAILKALERDKKVVVEHFEIIYPYIKRNADILIGIGEEVIVVRPNIFGPEPQEIVEIVFKSLPYRLQAHTAEDITGLVLEEYGYSRLIEAHSDIKHGFVITLKEKPLLDIPFIEEEVRKYLRKNLDVSYHDHQHIKIGEKIVKCTGPRLHVKNTEEIKEFYLFPEYIYSSSENCYLLVGFVNREEYNKILIKFNKKKEEL, encoded by the coding sequence ATGAAACTAGAAAAAGTCCTTCTAAATAAGGCTATATACTATGCACCAAGAGGGGAAGTAAGATTAATTCTATTAGGAAATGTTATTTCTCATAATTTTCTTTCTCCTTTTGACAAGTTAATTGGAATAGTTGGAGATAGCGGTTCGGGAAAATCTTTACTTATAAAGGGAATTTTTCCAGGGTTGAATTTGACTAACGATGATGAAGGTATTTATAGAAGACCTTTACCTTTACTTGAAGATTTTGAGAGAAATAATTTTTATGAGTATATATATCATGTAGATATACGCTTTGAAATGGCTTTTACTCCTATTTATCTTTTAGGAGAGGCAATTTTAAAGGCTTTAGAAAGAGATAAGAAAGTTGTAGTGGAGCACTTTGAGATTATTTATCCCTATATAAAAAGAAATGCAGATATTTTAATTGGAATAGGAGAAGAAGTTATAGTGGTTCGTCCTAATATATTTGGCCCCGAACCTCAAGAAATTGTAGAAATTGTTTTTAAATCCTTGCCTTACCGCTTACAAGCCCATACTGCAGAAGATATAACTGGCTTAGTTTTAGAAGAATATGGATATTCAAGGTTAATAGAGGCCCATAGTGATATTAAACATGGTTTTGTTATTACTCTAAAAGAAAAACCTTTATTAGATATTCCCTTCATTGAGGAAGAAGTTAGAAAATACCTAAGAAAAAATTTAGATGTCTCTTATCATGATCATCAGCATATTAAAATTGGAGAAAAAATAGTTAAATGCACAGGACCAAGACTTCACGTGAAAAATACTGAAGAAATTAAAGAATTTTATCTATTTCCAGAATACATATATTCTTCTTCTGAGAATTGTTATTTATTAGTTGGTTTTGTAAATAGAGAAGAGTATAATAAAATACTTATTAAATTCAATAAGAAAAAGGAAGAACTATGA
- a CDS encoding methylaspartate mutase subunit E, translating to MVLKNKKWDEKYFFRMREEVLNTWHTGKEVDLKSGIEYHKSLPLEKQFDYVLRNGEKENKILLQPRAGVPILKEHIELLKYLQDNEADLLPTTIDSYTRQNRYREAQLGLDESLKEGRSLLNGFPAVNYGVRGCREIIENVKIPVEVRHGSPDARLLAEITLCSGFTSFEGGGITYNIPYAKDVPLENSLIYWQYVDYLVGYYAENGVIINRESFGPLTGTLVPPCISISIGIIEALLAVEQGVKSFSVGYGEGGNIVQDVAAIKVMKRLTEKYLKDFGYYDVHITTVLHHWMGGFPEDEARAFAVITYGTIAGFLGSVSKIIVKTPQEAIGIPTKEANAQALRNTRQTLQMLENQYFLDQKLVEEEEKIIEEEVKSILDKVYTLGEGDFLIGTVRAFSSGVLDVPFAPSRFAHGRVMPIRDNNGAIRFFDFGNLPIPTEIKDFHKEKIEERSKFEGRPVSFQMVLDDIYAISKGRLIGRFKKGT from the coding sequence ATGGTTTTAAAGAATAAGAAATGGGATGAAAAATATTTTTTTAGAATGAGAGAAGAGGTTCTGAATACATGGCACACAGGAAAAGAAGTAGATTTGAAATCGGGTATTGAATATCATAAATCTCTTCCTCTAGAAAAACAATTTGACTATGTTCTAAGAAATGGAGAAAAGGAGAATAAAATACTCCTACAGCCTAGAGCAGGAGTTCCAATTCTTAAGGAACATATTGAATTATTAAAATATCTTCAAGATAATGAAGCTGATCTTTTACCTACAACTATTGATAGTTATACTCGTCAAAATAGATATAGAGAAGCACAATTGGGATTAGATGAAAGCTTAAAAGAAGGAAGATCTTTGCTAAATGGTTTTCCAGCAGTAAATTATGGGGTTAGAGGATGCAGAGAAATTATAGAAAATGTTAAAATTCCAGTAGAGGTGAGACATGGTTCTCCTGATGCAAGACTTTTGGCAGAGATAACCTTATGTTCTGGTTTTACGTCTTTCGAAGGAGGAGGAATAACCTATAATATACCCTATGCAAAAGATGTTCCTTTAGAGAATTCTCTTATTTATTGGCAATATGTGGATTACTTAGTGGGTTATTATGCAGAAAATGGAGTAATTATAAACCGAGAATCTTTTGGCCCATTAACTGGAACCTTGGTTCCTCCGTGTATATCAATAAGCATAGGAATTATTGAAGCTCTTTTAGCAGTAGAACAAGGAGTCAAAAGTTTCAGTGTAGGATATGGGGAAGGTGGAAATATTGTTCAAGATGTGGCTGCAATAAAAGTTATGAAGAGACTAACAGAGAAATATCTTAAAGATTTTGGATATTATGATGTTCATATTACTACAGTTTTACATCATTGGATGGGAGGGTTTCCAGAAGATGAAGCAAGAGCTTTTGCTGTGATAACTTATGGTACCATTGCAGGATTTTTGGGTTCTGTATCAAAGATTATTGTTAAAACTCCGCAAGAAGCTATTGGAATTCCTACTAAAGAAGCAAATGCTCAAGCCCTAAGAAATACTCGACAAACTCTTCAGATGTTAGAAAATCAATATTTTCTAGATCAAAAACTTGTTGAGGAAGAAGAAAAAATTATTGAGGAAGAAGTAAAAAGTATTTTAGATAAAGTTTATACGCTTGGAGAAGGAGATTTTTTAATTGGTACTGTAAGAGCTTTTTCTTCTGGAGTTTTAGATGTACCTTTTGCTCCTAGTAGATTTGCCCATGGAAGAGTTATGCCAATAAGAGATAATAACGGTGCTATCAGATTTTTTGATTTTGGAAATTTACCTATTCCTACTGAAATAAAGGATTTTCATAAAGAGAAAATTGAGGAAAGATCTAAGTTTGAGGGAAGACCTGTGAGTTTTCAGATGGTTCTTGATGACATATATGCAATAAGTAAAGGAAGACTTATAGGAAGATTTAAAAAGGGAACCTAA
- a CDS encoding DUF4387 domain-containing protein, whose translation MSKLINLAKIIRTKNSGPFVLTIDIILKDKEIYERLKKKNYFSREWWAKTYNIDIEDVLSIVYFDPVCAVKANIRRFVSSGDFGDTDVYGAQQHAPLLEVEIDENC comes from the coding sequence ATGAGTAAACTTATTAATTTAGCAAAAATTATAAGAACAAAAAATAGTGGGCCTTTTGTTTTAACCATTGATATAATTTTAAAAGACAAGGAAATCTATGAAAGATTAAAAAAGAAAAACTATTTTTCTAGAGAATGGTGGGCAAAAACTTATAATATAGATATAGAAGATGTATTATCTATAGTTTATTTTGATCCAGTTTGTGCAGTAAAAGCAAATATAAGAAGATTTGTATCCTCGGGAGATTTTGGAGATACTGATGTGTATGGAGCTCAACAGCATGCTCCTTTATTAGAGGTGGAAATAGATGAGAATTGTTAA